DNA sequence from the Aminivibrio sp. genome:
CTGATCAAGGCCCGGGAGGAATTCAAGGACATCGTGGACCTCCAGGTGGTGGCCTTCCCCCAGGACGGCGTGGTACGCGACCCCGGCGCCGAAGATTACATCAGGAAGGCCATGGAGCTGGGAGCGGACGTGGTGGGCGGCATTCCCTGGATCGAGTACACCGATGCCGATATGCAGGAACATATCGACAGGATGTTCGCCCTGGCAAAGGAGTTCAACAGGGACGTCTCCATGCTCATCGACGATGCCGGCGACCCGGGTCTCAGGTCCCTGGAGATGCTGGCGGTGAAGACGCTGAAGGAAGGCTGGCAGGGGCGGGTCACCGCCCAGCACTGCAGGGCCATGGCCATGTACCGGGAGCCCTACTTCCGCAAGATCCTGGCCCTGCTCAGGAAAGCCTCCATCGGCCTGGTGAGCGATCCCCAGACAGGCCCGCTCCACGCCCGGGTCCGGGACCTCTACGACGCAGGCGTGGCCGTCGCCCTTGGTCAGGACGACATCGCCGACGCCTACTACCCTTTCGGCAGGAACAACATGCTGGAAGTGGCCTTCCTGGCGGTCCACCTGCTGTGGATGACCACCTTCAGCGACATGGAGATCATCTACGACCTTATCACCACCAACGCGGCAAAGGCCATGGGCATCAGGGGACACGTCCTCGAGCCCGGCGGGAACGCCGACCTGGTGGTGCTGAACGCCAACGACGTCTACCACGCCATCTGGGAACACGAAGCCCCCTTCAGGGTCATCAGGAAGGGAAAGGACGTCACCCTGAAATAACCCTCCGAAGCACGGCATGCCCCTCCTGCCGGAGGGACATGCCTTTCCTGAACCCAAGGAACCTCCGAATAATGTCGATGAATGTGTCAAAAAAACAGATTCTATCGGGTCCCGTGAGGACAAATTATTTTTTTCATAACTTCCCTGAATAAACGAAACGGTCACTTCCTTCAGGTCTTTCTCCTCCAGGGTGCCGGCATTTCACCGGTTGCGCCGCCAGATGTTTTCAGGCCATCCGGAAGCAGCGAAACAGGCGCATCAATCGTCCTTTTCCTTCATAACCCCGTCAGGAGCCTTCCTGGAATGAATGGTATAATTTGATTACACTGCTCCACACATAAATCGGGAGGAATATTGCATGCCATCACTCAGGGGAACGAAAACAGAAGAGAACCTCATGAAAGCCTTCGCAGGCGAGTCGCAGGCGCGGAACAGGTACAGTTACGCCTCCTCCGCGGCAAAAAAGGAAGGATACGTGCAGATTTCCAACATCTTCGCCGAGACGGCTGAAAACGAGAAAGAGCATGCGAAGCTCTTCCTCAAGTTCCTTGTCAATGACGTCAACGGCAGCATGGTGACCATACACGCCGACTATCCCGTGGGCTTCGGCGACACGAAGGAAAACCTCCTCGCCGCCGCAGAGGGGGAGCACGAGGAGTGGGGGACGCTGTATCCCGAATTTGCGAAAATCGCCGAAGAAGAAGGTTTCAGGGAAGTAGCCCGGGTTTTCCGCGAGGTGGCCGAGGTGGAAGAACGGCATGAGAAACGGTACCGGAAGCTCCATGCCAACCTGACCGCCGGAACGGTGTTCAAAAAGGATGTCCCCGTGGAATGGAAATGCGGCAACTGCGGTTATGTCCACACCGGCAGGGAAGCGCCCGAGCTCTGCCCTGCCTGCGCTCACCCCAAGGCCTACTTCGAGGTGTTCATCGAAACATACTGAAGAACATGTACTCGTTCCCGGATTTCAGTCTCCGCCTCAGGTAGCGGGGACTGAAATCCGGGAACAAAGCCCTCGGGGGAAGGATGGTGGATGGATGATGCCGCTGTCCGCTTCGACGAAGAAAAAATACCTGTACGTGGCCGCTGCTGTCCTTCCGGCAGCCGTCGCCGCGTTTTTCGCCTTTTCCTCCGGCGACGCGGGGCTTCGGCGGCTGTTTTTGAAATTCCTCGACGCGGTGGAGCACTCGGGTCCCTTTGGTCCTCTTGTGTTCCTGGCGCTTTTTAACGGCGCATGCGTCTTCCTGCTGCCTACGTTTTATCTCACCATCGGCGCCGGAGTGCTCTTCGGCCTCCGGGCGGGCTTTCTCATCGCCACCCTGTCGGTGGCCTCCGGAGCGTCGGCGGCCTTCCTCTTCGCGCGATACATGGTCCGCAGGCGCATTCTTGAAGCGTGGGGAAGCAATACGTCTTTTCTCGCCCTGGACGAGGCAGTGGCAGAGGACGGATGGAAGATCGTCTTCCTCAGCAGGCTCTCCCCCGCCTTCCCCTTCAATGTACTGAACTACGCCTTCGGCCTTACGGCGATACCGTTCTCCGTCTATTTCGCGGCTTCCTGGGCGGGGAGCATTCCCTGGACGTTCATGTACGTGTATTTCGGGTCACTGGCCGCCGAAATCGCCGGACTTCACCCGGAAATGGCCCAGGGCTCGAAGCTTCAGTGGGCCCTGTCCTTCCTCGGACTGGCTGCCACCGCTGCGGCCGCCATAACAGCGTCCCGGACCGCGGGCGCGGCCCTGAAAAAGCGCCTCCGCCTCGAGGAAGAGAAGGAAGAGGGCCGTCGCGGTTCCGCTAGCCGGCAATGAGAAGGGCGATCCAGGGCACGAGGCAGAAGACAAACACGAACAGCTTGTAAAAGCCGAGAAAGAAATACATGGCCACGTCGAAAACGTCCCTGTCCAGGGCAAACCATCTCCGGTGAAGAGCGTATATCCTGTCCCCGGCAAAAATGAAGACGGCGGCCATTCCTCCCAGCGCAAGGTAATTCAGCAGGGTACACCAGAAAAAGAACCAGCGCAGCGTACTCACGTCCATGAAATCCCCTCCCCCCCGTTTTCAACCGAAAAAACCCGGCGTTCTACTACTGTCCCTCCCGGTCGCGATAGTAACCTACTAAACGGACCGGAAGAGCAAGGAACCCCGGGAAACGCCCTCCTCAGGAGAACCGTTCCGCTGTTTTTTTATTCAGAAACCGCTGGATTTCAAATTCATAACCACCCGGCCCTTTGAAGAAAAAACACTCCACGGGAAAGCTTTCGGGCCGCTGAACCGGCGTTTCCATCCGGACTCCCCTGGATACAAGGTAGTCGTACCACTCCTGAACATTATCAGCTACAAGCGTGATAAGAACCGCATTTTTCTCCTGGACCCTGCAGTGCCCTTCCTTTTCATCTACTATTCCGATAAAGGCATTGCCGGAGAGACGGTAAATTTTCGCCGCCTTCTGGTCATCTACCAGTTCAAGACTCAGAATGTCCTCAAAAAAATGAGCAGCTTCCGCAAGTCCCCGGAAATACAAAAAGGTGATATGTGAAACCCCTCGCCGAAGGGAGCACAATTCCGTCCCCCCTCTCTTCTCTTGCGGGGACCGAATTTTCGTCACTTTCTGTGCCTCAGGACCTTCCCGGGGGAGCAGGGGACAGTTTTCCCCTCTTCCACCACGGCCGTCCCGTTTACGAAAACATAGGGAATGCCCTCCGGGTAGGCTTCGGGGATGTCGTAGGTGGACCTGTCCGCTATTTTCTCAGGGTCGAAGATCACCAGGTCGGCCCAGCAGCCTTCCTCGATCCTTCCCCGGTCGGGGATGCCGAGAATCGAGGCGGGGAAGGACGTCACCTTGCGGACCGCCTCCTCGAGCGTAAAGAGAGGCTTCTCTCGCACGAACCGCCGGAAGAAGCAGGGGTATGCCCCGTAGAGTCTGGGATGGGGCTTCCCTCCGAAGATGCCGTCGCTTCCCACTGTTCCCCGGGGATGGCCGAGCACCTTCTCGAGCACCGTGTCGGACCCGTAAAAGCTGATCATGGTCACCGCGAGCTTTTCCTCGGCCAGCAGGTCCATGACCATGTCGATGGGGTCCTTCCCCAGCCGGTCAGCTATGGCTCGGCAGCTCAGGCCTTCCATCCACTTGTTCTCCTCGAGCTGGACCGCCGTCACGACGATGTTCTCCCACCCCACGGAAATCCGGCGGTTGTGCCATACCTCAAGACCTTTCCTGAAGTCCGCATGCACCCGTGCCCTGAACTCAGGCTCCCTGAGGTTGCGAACCAGGGCGGTCGTTCCCTCGTTGAAGGTCCAGTTCGGCAAGACCGCCGTAAGGACTGTGCACCCGGCAAGGTAGGGATACCTGTCCCACGAAATGCTGCCTCCTTTTTCCATCATCCTCTCCGCCTTTTCAAGGACTTCGTCCATGAGCGGCCAGTTCACCCTGCCGTAGGCCTGCAGGTGGGAAATTTCTAGATGGGCACCGGATTCAAGGGAAATCCTGGAAACCTCGTCGAAGGAACGGGAGAGGTAATACCCCTCGTCCCGCTGGTGGACGACAAAAATGCCGTCTTTCGCTCCCACTTCTCTGTTCAGCTCGATAAGCTCCTCCGTATCCCCGTAGGAGCAGGGAGGATAAATCAGCCCGGTGGAAAGGCCAAAGGCTCCCTCCTCCATGGACTCCCGGACAAGAGCCTTCATGTTCCTGAGCTCCGCAGAGGTGGGCGCCCGCTCCTCCATGCCAAGGGCCGCAATCCGCACAGGTCCGTGGCACAGCAGCACGGCGGCGTTGTTGTTCAGCCCCCTGCGCTCAAGGGCACCGAGGTATTCAGGGAAGGTTGTCCATGACCATTTTTCATCCGGAATGATGCCGTCAAGACCCGCCAGGAGATCTTTCACGATCTGCAGGTTCTCCCCGCCGACGGGAGCCGGCCCAAGACCGTCCTGTCCAAGCAGTTCCGTGGTGACGCCCTGGCGTATTTTCGCGTCCGAGGGCTTCTCCCTGAAATACTCGAGATCCGTGTGGCTGTGCATGTCGATAAAGCCGGGCGCAAGAGCAAGCCCCGCCGCATCGGTCACCTTCGCGGCTTCCTGGTCGATTGTTCCCACCAGGGCAATTTTTCCGTCCCGTACTCCCACGTCCGCCGGAAAGGGCTTCCGTTCCCCCGTTCCGTCAATCACGAGGGCGTTTTTGATCACAAGATCGAGCATCGGTTCCGCCTCCTCAAAAATTCCTCCGCCTATGCGTCAGGGCCGTATAGTCCCTTCTTGCTCGTCTTCCCTCCGAAGGCGGCCAGCGCTTCAGCGAACCTGACACCGTACAGCACGCCGTCGATCACCGGGACTCCGACGGCCCGGGAAGTTCGTTCATCCAGCCCGGCAAGCCCGGCGCATCCCAGGGTGAGAACTTCGGCGCCGTCCTCTTCCACCGCTTTCCGGGCGGCGGCGATAACCCTGTCCGCCATGTCCCCGGGACCTGCAGGATCGATGGAACGGACCGAAGCACACCGGGAATCGAAGCCGAGCTTCCTGACAAACCGCTCCTTCATGGGAATTCCTCTCGGCCCCATCTGGATGACCGAGAACTTCCCGCCGAGCATCATGGCCGCCATCATGGAGGATTCCCCGATGCCCGCCACCGGCTTTTCCGTCATCTCCCGGAGGATGTCGATGTTCACGTCGCAGGTGCAGGCCACTATGAAGGCGTCGAAGGACGCTTCGTTCTCCCTCATGATCTTCACCATGCCGGGGCCGCAGGCTATTTCGTCAATGTAGTTGTCGATCAGCGGGGGCGCCCCGGGCGTACTCACGCAGGTGATTTCGGTGCCCGGAGAGGCCGCGCCTTCAGCGCATTCCCTGATGAGCCTCGTGAACTCGTCGTTCGAATTGGGGTTTATGATCAGCAGTTTCACGGCTGCCCATTCCTCCCTTTCATGTCCATGGGGTAGAAGGTGCCGTATCCCTCTTCAGCGCAGATTTTCCCGCCTTCGAAGACCGTTCCGCCCCTTACAACGGTCTTCACCACTTTTCCTCTGAAGGTCTTCCCCGTGTAGGGACTCCATCGGTTGCGGTAGAAAAGATCCTCATCCTTCAGCACCCATTCGGCCTCGGGATCCACAAGAGCGAAATCCGCGTCCAGGCCCGGCGCGATGTTCCCTTTCCGGCCGGAAAGACCGAAAAGCTCCGCAGGGCGGGTGCAGCACAACTCCACGAGCCTCTTCCACGAGAGTCCCCGCTTCCTCCCCTCCGTCAGCACTACGGGAAGGAGCGTCTGGACTCCCGTGCACCCCTCGGATACCGTCCAGAAATTTCCTCCTGCCGGCGTCTTTTTCTCGAAGGAATGAGGAGAATGGTCCGAGGCGATCATGTCCACCGTGCCGTCCAGCACGTATTTCCAGAGTTCTTCTACCGTCTCCCTGGTTCTAACGGGAGGGTCGCATTTCGTGAAGGCCCCCCCTTCGACCAGGTCATCCTCGTCGAGCGCGAGGTACTGGGGGCACGTCTCAATGGAGAGATTGTTCATCCCCCTGCCTCTGGCCTCACGGACAGCCTTTACCCCGTCGGCGATGCTGAGGTGGCAGATGTGGGCCCTGCATTCGGGAGCGAGTCCCGCGAGGAATATGAACCTGTTGACCGCCTCCAGTTCGGTATATTCCGGATGGGAGTCGAGGAATGCCCTTGCGTCGTTTCTGCCGGCAGCCTGAAGGTCGTCTACCAGCTCCTGGATAAGGGTGTCGTTCTCAGCGTGGGCACAGACCATTCCTCCGAGCCGTCCCACCGTTCTCATCCCCTTGAGCAGGGCGCCATCATAGGTCATGGGATAGTTCGAGCACCGGCAGGTGAAAACCTTGTACGCCTGGGCCCCTGCCAAGAAGGTGGACTCGATGTCCTCCAGGTGACCGGGGATGATTCCGCTGTAGAGAGCGTAATCCACCACGGACTGCTTTCCGGCGGAGGCCATCTTGCTCTCCAGGGCCTCCGCCGTCACGGTGATGGGCTCAGAAAGGGGCATGTCCACTATGAGCGTTGTCCCGCCCGCCGCCGCCGCCCTGCTCACGCAGGCGAAATCCTCCCGTTCCGGAGTTCCGTGGCCGCAGTGCACGTGAGCATCCACGAGCCCGGGCAGGACCATCAGGCCCCGGGCATCGATGACTTCCTTCGCTTCAACGGGGACATCACCTGCGAGCAGCGCGACGATTTTCCCGTCGCTTACAGCAACTTTTCCCTCAAATGCTCCCTGTGAATTCACTACGGTACCGTTCACGATCACCAGGTCAAACACCGACATCACCTCGGATACTCTTCGTCAATTGCATCTTTCCGGCTTCACGTCCCGGAGCACCGCTAGTTTCCCATGAGAAGGTCAGGAAGCCAGAGGGACAGCTGGGGGAAGAGAATAAGCACAATAAGGACTATTATGTCACAAAGGCAGAAGGGCCAAATGCCCCTGAAAATCTCCTCGAGGGAAACATTTTTCCCGGCGACGGCCTTGGCCATGTACACGTTCAGTCCCACCGGAGGCGTTATCGCCGCGATTTCGCTCAATTTCAGGACGACGACACCGAACCAGATCGGGTCATACCCCAGGGAGATAATGATGGGCATGAAAATCGGGAGGGTAAGGGCATAGATTCCTATCTCCACCATGATCATGCCGAGGAGGAAATAGACGACAAGGATGCCGAAGAGAATGACCCATCTCGGAACGTCCCATCCCTGGACAAGCATCGCCAGTTCCGTCGGGATGTCCGTCAGCGCGAAAAACCGGGAAAAGAAAAGAGCCCCCACATTGATGATGAAGAGCATTGCCGTCGTATTGGCCGATTCCCGGAGCGGTTCACGAAGATCGCTGAATTTTTTAATGGCTCCCTGGAACCACCCCACGATAAGAGTTATCAGGCACCCTGCAGCCGCCGCGGCCGCCACCGTGGAAGACGGATATACCGCGAAGCTGAAGGGACACCCCAAGCAGGCCATGCTGACAGCCCTGTATTCCTCGGTCACCGGAGACCTGATCAGCACGCTCCTGCTCGTCTTCGTGGCCGTGCCGATGGCGAAAGTGGCGCTGCACTTCGGCCCAGTGGAATTTTTCGCGCTGTATGTTTTCGCTCTTATGATGATCTCTCTCCTCGTGGTGGGCGAAATGAAGAAAGGCATCGCCGCTGCAGCAATCGGCCTTTTTATCGGAACCATAGGCATGGACCCGATGATGGGTTCCGTCAGGCTTACCTTCGGCATTTCCAGCCTGCGGGGAGGCATTCCCCTGATCCCCCTTCTGGTGGGCGTATTTGCTGTTTCGGAGCTCATGATCCAGTTCGGCAAGGAATGCGCGTCCCGTTCGGCGAAAAAAATGGCAGAAGACGCCCAAAAAGCGGAAGCCTTTGGAGTCTACGATCCCGCCAAGGACAGGATGAGCCTGAAGATCTACCGGTCCACCTTCAAAGCCACCCTCATCGGGTCGGGAATGGGGACCTTCATTGGAGCCCTTCCCGGGGCGGGTTCATCCCTCGCGGCCTTCATGAGCTACGGCCTGGCCCGGAAAATGTCCCGGAATCCCGATGAGTTCGGCAAGGGAACCCTCGAAGGAGTCGCCGCGCCGGAAGCGGGAAACAGCGCCACGGCGGGATCATCCCTCATTCCCCTTTTCGCCTTCGGCATTCCCGGCAGCGCCACGGCGGCCCTCTTCGGAGCGGCGCTCATCATGCAGGGCATCAACCCCGGCCCCATGATGATCGAGGAAAACAAGGTCATCATCTACACCCTGTTCGTTATCATCATCTACGCCACGTTCATCAACCTGGTCCTCTCCTACGGTCTCATACCCATGTACGCCAAACTGGCCCAGGTCAAGGCGTGCTACCTCGTCCCCACAGTCTTCGCCCTGGCCCTGCTCGGAACCTTCGCCTCCAGGAACTCACTCTTCGACGTCTGGGTCCTGCTGGCCGCAGGAGTGCTGGGGATTTACCTGAGAAAGAACGCCTTTCCCCTCGGGCCGCTCGTCCTGGGCTTCATCGTCGGCCCGGGAGCGGAAAAAGCGCTGCGCCAGGCTCTTCTCATGGGCCGGGGAGAATGGATGTTCCTGTTGAAAAGCCCCATAGCTCTCGGATTCTATGCCCTGTGCATCATTTCCCTGCTGCTCATTCATTTTTCCGTGAAGAAAAAACTCGTGGAGGAGGACTGAGGCTCATGGACACGGCAAAAACCACCGAACGGAAGACGGGGCCGCTGCTCCGAAATCCATCCAAGGTCTCCGGCCTGCTGCTCA
Encoded proteins:
- a CDS encoding aspartate/glutamate racemase family protein, with amino-acid sequence MKLLIINPNSNDEFTRLIRECAEGAASPGTEITCVSTPGAPPLIDNYIDEIACGPGMVKIMRENEASFDAFIVACTCDVNIDILREMTEKPVAGIGESSMMAAMMLGGKFSVIQMGPRGIPMKERFVRKLGFDSRCASVRSIDPAGPGDMADRVIAAARKAVEEDGAEVLTLGCAGLAGLDERTSRAVGVPVIDGVLYGVRFAEALAAFGGKTSKKGLYGPDA
- a CDS encoding TVP38/TMEM64 family protein, producing the protein MMPLSASTKKKYLYVAAAVLPAAVAAFFAFSSGDAGLRRLFLKFLDAVEHSGPFGPLVFLALFNGACVFLLPTFYLTIGAGVLFGLRAGFLIATLSVASGASAAFLFARYMVRRRILEAWGSNTSFLALDEAVAEDGWKIVFLSRLSPAFPFNVLNYAFGLTAIPFSVYFAASWAGSIPWTFMYVYFGSLAAEIAGLHPEMAQGSKLQWALSFLGLAATAAAAITASRTAGAALKKRLRLEEEKEEGRRGSASRQ
- a CDS encoding TRAP transporter large permease subunit, with translation MACLGCPFSFAVYPSSTVAAAAAAGCLITLIVGWFQGAIKKFSDLREPLRESANTTAMLFIINVGALFFSRFFALTDIPTELAMLVQGWDVPRWVILFGILVVYFLLGMIMVEIGIYALTLPIFMPIIISLGYDPIWFGVVVLKLSEIAAITPPVGLNVYMAKAVAGKNVSLEEIFRGIWPFCLCDIIVLIVLILFPQLSLWLPDLLMGN
- the allB gene encoding allantoinase AllB, with product MSVFDLVIVNGTVVNSQGAFEGKVAVSDGKIVALLAGDVPVEAKEVIDARGLMVLPGLVDAHVHCGHGTPEREDFACVSRAAAAGGTTLIVDMPLSEPITVTAEALESKMASAGKQSVVDYALYSGIIPGHLEDIESTFLAGAQAYKVFTCRCSNYPMTYDGALLKGMRTVGRLGGMVCAHAENDTLIQELVDDLQAAGRNDARAFLDSHPEYTELEAVNRFIFLAGLAPECRAHICHLSIADGVKAVREARGRGMNNLSIETCPQYLALDEDDLVEGGAFTKCDPPVRTRETVEELWKYVLDGTVDMIASDHSPHSFEKKTPAGGNFWTVSEGCTGVQTLLPVVLTEGRKRGLSWKRLVELCCTRPAELFGLSGRKGNIAPGLDADFALVDPEAEWVLKDEDLFYRNRWSPYTGKTFRGKVVKTVVRGGTVFEGGKICAEEGYGTFYPMDMKGRNGQP
- a CDS encoding VOC family protein translates to MCSLRRGVSHITFLYFRGLAEAAHFFEDILSLELVDDQKAAKIYRLSGNAFIGIVDEKEGHCRVQEKNAVLITLVADNVQEWYDYLVSRGVRMETPVQRPESFPVECFFFKGPGGYEFEIQRFLNKKTAERFS
- the rbr gene encoding rubrerythrin, yielding MPSLRGTKTEENLMKAFAGESQARNRYSYASSAAKKEGYVQISNIFAETAENEKEHAKLFLKFLVNDVNGSMVTIHADYPVGFGDTKENLLAAAEGEHEEWGTLYPEFAKIAEEEGFREVARVFREVAEVEERHEKRYRKLHANLTAGTVFKKDVPVEWKCGNCGYVHTGREAPELCPACAHPKAYFEVFIETY
- a CDS encoding DUF6868 family protein — protein: MDVSTLRWFFFWCTLLNYLALGGMAAVFIFAGDRIYALHRRWFALDRDVFDVAMYFFLGFYKLFVFVFCLVPWIALLIAG
- a CDS encoding amidohydrolase family protein; this translates as MAFSLLVKNARTRFSGGKLLSIGIEGEKIAALGENLPEGGAAQVIDAEGRLVTESFVNGHLHLCKVYTLEMVGQDALSSYHGGSMGGAMTAIEQASRVKDNYDEKWIIENVRKACRLARKYGNTHIRAFADTDTKAKLEGVKALIKAREEFKDIVDLQVVAFPQDGVVRDPGAEDYIRKAMELGADVVGGIPWIEYTDADMQEHIDRMFALAKEFNRDVSMLIDDAGDPGLRSLEMLAVKTLKEGWQGRVTAQHCRAMAMYREPYFRKILALLRKASIGLVSDPQTGPLHARVRDLYDAGVAVALGQDDIADAYYPFGRNNMLEVAFLAVHLLWMTTFSDMEIIYDLITTNAAKAMGIRGHVLEPGGNADLVVLNANDVYHAIWEHEAPFRVIRKGKDVTLK
- a CDS encoding tripartite tricarboxylate transporter permease, which gives rise to MAPWNHPTIRVIRHPAAAAAATVEDGYTAKLKGHPKQAMLTALYSSVTGDLISTLLLVFVAVPMAKVALHFGPVEFFALYVFALMMISLLVVGEMKKGIAAAAIGLFIGTIGMDPMMGSVRLTFGISSLRGGIPLIPLLVGVFAVSELMIQFGKECASRSAKKMAEDAQKAEAFGVYDPAKDRMSLKIYRSTFKATLIGSGMGTFIGALPGAGSSLAAFMSYGLARKMSRNPDEFGKGTLEGVAAPEAGNSATAGSSLIPLFAFGIPGSATAALFGAALIMQGINPGPMMIEENKVIIYTLFVIIIYATFINLVLSYGLIPMYAKLAQVKACYLVPTVFALALLGTFASRNSLFDVWVLLAAGVLGIYLRKNAFPLGPLVLGFIVGPGAEKALRQALLMGRGEWMFLLKSPIALGFYALCIISLLLIHFSVKKKLVEED
- a CDS encoding amidohydrolase family protein codes for the protein MLDLVIKNALVIDGTGERKPFPADVGVRDGKIALVGTIDQEAAKVTDAAGLALAPGFIDMHSHTDLEYFREKPSDAKIRQGVTTELLGQDGLGPAPVGGENLQIVKDLLAGLDGIIPDEKWSWTTFPEYLGALERRGLNNNAAVLLCHGPVRIAALGMEERAPTSAELRNMKALVRESMEEGAFGLSTGLIYPPCSYGDTEELIELNREVGAKDGIFVVHQRDEGYYLSRSFDEVSRISLESGAHLEISHLQAYGRVNWPLMDEVLEKAERMMEKGGSISWDRYPYLAGCTVLTAVLPNWTFNEGTTALVRNLREPEFRARVHADFRKGLEVWHNRRISVGWENIVVTAVQLEENKWMEGLSCRAIADRLGKDPIDMVMDLLAEEKLAVTMISFYGSDTVLEKVLGHPRGTVGSDGIFGGKPHPRLYGAYPCFFRRFVREKPLFTLEEAVRKVTSFPASILGIPDRGRIEEGCWADLVIFDPEKIADRSTYDIPEAYPEGIPYVFVNGTAVVEEGKTVPCSPGKVLRHRK